The window cttgtatttttatcgtaaaattgaataattgtgACCAACCTGTAAAAGATATTCCACAATCAGCGTAGCTTTCACTTCTAGAACCCCACACACAACATGttttaaccattttttaaaatattttatgaataaatgctaAGCGGCGCCATTTacgtattttgtaaatacacGAAAAATACGTCATCAAGTTGGGGATACCAATTAATATTCAAGTTACTACAATTTCTACCATATtcaatttactgtttttttttgttgtacaCATGCCTGGCttaatcagttaataatattaacatcataataattaacacattacttaaaagatatcagaactgtaatcggaatatagcactaaaatattataagaagaTAATGAATTtcagtagtatattgatataatttctaccacaatggtatctttttaacattggcaacatgtgcgagtgagacacagGGCTCGGGTTTTCTATCTcatgtggaccgttttctctagtctggtacgaacaactttctgtctcggtgataaggttcaaattagtgtggcaaaaaaagtgacaaatcgctccagtttaaacaatataacttcatggtaccgcgactatttagctgtctcaaataggttggcgtattttcggcagaaaaatacacttctatttttttattaaaaaaaaataaaaaggcggcaagggctttgttctgtgaaaatatatacgtaagaatgttgcttttgtaaaatatttctatgatatttatatttcttgcaccatttttgagaaaagcactatatatgactcggctggaaggctacttgctggcttcggattcaattaaacggactcccaaggtcgtccgtttaaaacgaatcctcagcctgcaagtagctacttccgagcctcgacaataatgtactattattttacaTCAAGTATTATAATCACTTTTGAAAATCGCTTAGGATGGCATTCCATcagtccaatttctttgtccaatgtgtatttgcgtctcttATTTTGCttagagagagagagtgagatgcaatacacattggaccaagaaattggcaggtggaataccaaccttACATACTATTCAAagcatgaatctagtattaaactggattgggcatgagtggtggggataagtgacagaacgggatagtcttacgtatctttcagtaggagtagcagagaaagctctattattgtttgtccttatcACGGTCTCACATATttttttgttccccaccttttttttagtatggataatggtgggcaacaaataaattcgaccaatcatagtgtcgcatttgcgtatgttttgtccctcacggaggcacgcgtataccacttctatacgaTCCTACCTTATATGATTCAAAGTTTATTATTGGGTTGCGTATGAAGCAATAATTGGGTTGTGTTTTTGCCGCGTATTGTTCTACCCAAACACAATAAGAACTTAAGCGATTGCAAACCGTAATTAATGCAAATGAAGTAAGGTCTgccaatatttactttatccACCTTTGTGTGCACTCCACCTAAGGATatgaatacatattttattctcTAATATTAGTCAACTATTtaataacaatatttaaatataaatatgtaaataaatatatttatatggctTCAACTTAATTCAGATGGTTGGTGAGATGTTTTTATAGAAAACCACCGTGCAACTATTTCACAAATCGTCTGAGTGAAGTGATATTCAAGGTTCGTCATTCACATTGATCTGAATTACCTATCTACTGCAATCTTGATGgcgttaattaattttattaaggaAGCTTATGGCTGTGCATGACAAAATAAGGAATCTGGCTAACCTATTAAATAGTTGCAGCCATAATATTGCTAGTAGTAATAAGGCTCCCATAGATACTAAGTCTCACTGGCACAGATGAAATACAAGTTACTTTGTAGCTGCTCGAGCTGAAGAGCTTATTATAGACGTATTGTACaccttacggctcggccacgatattgagcgacttgcgacggcggcagcgacaaccataggtgggaacacTGGgaaccagtgccggatttagacatttgccgcccatAGGCTATGCTggttttgccgcccctatccacCTCGCATATagctttttaaagtactttccaatcagaggcgtttaatttAATAGTACAACGCACCATAGTCATATTAGAATGCATATAAGGTGATGTCACTATtctagatacagatttatatgaGCCGTTTTTGTCAGCCAATGACGATGCGACCTCGTTATATgtatttgcctgatctgatcggCGACCGGTGGGTACCACTgggttttggccattgagaatcaaggtaaggcattggcagtcaggctggatatagcAAAGGAGTTTGGTCGGATCTGGCATCGATTGCTCGAGGgactatgctatacaaatggCTTATATTGATGGGCCACAAATAATGTACCTCaataaaaacgcgagcgtagcgatcGCGAAATTTTTTAGGTACAAATAGCGCAATTTGCTAGAAaatggtacctacatatttaagtGTTACTGTCAGTCCTAGCTTATGGTGCtcagacttggtctttgacggaagctcagaagtccaaactcggggtttgacagagagctatggagcgcagctTATTAGGTGTGAAACTAAGGGATCGCATCCGGAACACCACGATGCGCTCTAAACCTCAGATAATAGCTTAGCTCGAAAAGCGGGTAAGCTATAGTcaaaccgtaaaaagtctgcaacgattttgatagcccacacaatacaagtgtcattttaaacgtcaaacttctatgaaattatgacgtatacataacacttacactgcgtgggctatcaaatccgctgcagactttgtttggtgcgactctaaagtgggactgggctggttatgtctgccgaatgccgaacaacttgtgggccaagttaaccacaaaGTGGGTACCCCACGAGTCAAACCGGGGAACCGGTAGACCTCGttggcgatggcgggataacttggactcctttttgagagactggccagatgTAGCTCAAAACCGGGACGAGTGaaagaagaggggggaggcctttgcctagcTTTATATGTGGCCCATCAATAACGTTCCTAaataaaaacgcgagcgtagctagcgcgaaattttttcgatagaaatagcgcaatttgatagaacatggtacatttttagggttccaagcTTCAAAACGGAAtccatataggatcactttgttgtccgtccaACCGTTTATCTGTCTCaatataaagggtcttgacatgacagagggcggcaaaacCGACAAATAAAgcctgttatttaaattttacaaataaataggggAGCGGCAAAATTCCGGTCATCCCTATCTGAacagcaaataaaatatttttttgacccaaatttgccgccccctaaaatctgccgccctaggcttcagcctactcagcctagtggtaaatccggcactgctggGAACGAAAGGtacgatcgctgtgtctcgctccaacctatggttatcgctgccgccgtcgcaagtcacTCAatatcgtggccgagccgtCAGCCATTCGTATCGACTCCAAGTTATCGACGCTGGTATTTAGTACAGCATACCTTCGTCACACGCGCTCATTATTACTgacctacctatatataatgACGCACCTGACGCATTCTCGTAGACTCTCTAGGCAAAGGTGGGAAAGGTGGCAGCGATACGCACAGATAGTTCGGTAGAGTTATCTACCGGTACATGGCGACGTCGGGGCTGCGGTAGAAGCACATGTAGGCGTCGGCGAGCAGGCGCTTGGCGGGCGCGGGCAGCTGGCGGTCGCGCGGCGCCGACGCCAGCAGGGCTCTGGCGCCGTCCTCGCTCAGCCACGCGGCCAGCTCCGGGATGCACACGCACTCGGGGATGTTGTAGCCGTTGCGCTCGCCTGACAAATCAATATATACCTAACGTTACAACTTTATTACAGTGCACAGTGGCCCGAGCTAGTTTAGTGACACTCGGAACCTCACGAAAGTCCATTTGATCATGCGGACAGCCATGGAGTCGAAATAGTCGAATAAGTACCAAGGCGCGTCGAGCGCCTGCCCCGCCTTGACGAAGGCCACGTAGTGGCTAGTCTCGATGCACAGGACTGCGTACAGCAGCATGTAGACTTCTTACCCTTGCAGTCGGTCATGAAGTTTAAGAAACACCAAGCGCGTCGAGCTCCTGCCTCGCCTTGACGAAGGTAACGTAGTTTCTCAGTACACAGCAGGCGAACACTACACTCCTTACCCTTGCGGTCGGCCATGGAGTCGAAGAAGCACCAGGGCGCGTCGAGCGTCTGCCCCGCCTTGACGAAGGCCACATAGTGTCTCGGTGCACAGCAAGCGAACACTCCATGTACACTCCTTACCCTTGCGGTCGGCCATGGAGTCGAAGAAGCACCAGGGCGCGTCGAGCGCCTGCCCCGCCTTGACGAAGGCCACGTAGTGGCTGGTCTCGATGCACAGCACCGCGAACAGCTCCATGTAGACGCGCGGCGCTGGTGCGCCCTCCAGCACGCTCGCCCACTCTTCTGGCACCAGCAAAGGCGTTGCCTAAACATACAAACATTAATACATGTAATGTCAGGTAAGATGTAGATACAACAAATTGCGAAAACggccaaaaattaaaaaaaaattagatattttctaaaaaaattataatcaaACTCTATTTTTACAATCTCATAATACAGAAGAGTAATGGAATACCGTAGGAATGAACGTAGTTGTCGCAGTAAGGCATTATTTAGCATTCCTAACAGCAGAACGAAACACGCACAGCATTCATATATTGGGCGCGCATGTAGGCAGTAcaatgaaaaatgtatggacgCAGACTTGTTTGGCAGTTCATTAGGTATGTTTAAGAAAACTGTATATTCTTTGTTGAAGTAGAATAAGTGTGAAATGTTGCAAGCAACCGGATATTTGTAATTTGAGTCGTTTATCTTTTACATCTATTCCATTTTTATGTAATTGGGTACTATAAGTTTACactaattttatatatttgtaaatTAGGGAACTATAGGTCTATACCAAAATTAATTTGTAGCTACTAGCTAAGTTGCTCATATGTTTATTttaagactgtttgtttctcaataaaaaaaaaaaaaaaaaaaagtaataggTGAAATTTCGCTCTAAAAATGTGATAATATTCCCATTCTTTCATCTGTACATCAGTGGGTGGGTTCGCACTGCACGCTGCACTCCCAATGCGGGTTCCGCACGCGTTCAGTAGTGCAGACTGTGCAGTTAGTATACGCATACCTTGTGGTGCGGTCGCGAGGCGTGCGCGAGGCGCAGACAGGCGGCGCACAGCGCGCCCGCCTCCAGCGAGCCGCCGCGCGCGCACGCCGCGCACTCCCAGCGCGCCAGCCCGCCGCACGCGTGGAGTAGTACCGTTAGTACAGACATACCTTGTGGTGCGGTCGCGAGGCGTGCGCGAGGCGCAGACAGGCGGCGCACAGCGCGCCCGCCTCCAGCGAGCCGCCGCGCGCGCACGCCGCGCACTCCCAGCGCGCCAGCCCGCCGCACGCGTGGAGTAGTACCGTTAGTACAGACATACCTTGTGGTGCGGTCGCGAGGCGTGCGCGAGGCGCAGACAGGCGGCGCACAGCGCGCCCGCCTCCAGCGAGCCGCCGCGCGCGCACGCCGCGCACTCCCAGCGCGCCAGCCCGCCGCACGCGTGGAGTAGTACCGTTAGTACAGACATACCTTGTGGTGCGGTCGCGAGGCGTGCGCGAGGCGCAGACAGGCGGCGCACAGCGCGCCCGCCTCCAGCGAGCCGCCGCGCGCGCACGCCGCGCACTCCCAGCGCGCCAGCCCGCCGCACGCGTGGAGTAGTACCGTTAGTACAGACATACCTTGTGGTGCGGTCGCGAGGCGTGCGCGAGGCGCAGACAGGCGGCGCACAGCGCGCCCGCCTCCAGCGAGCCGCCGCGCGCGCACGCCGCGCACTCCCAGCGCGCCAGCCCGCCGCACGCGTGGAGTAGTACCGTTAGTACAGACATACCTTGTGGTGCGGTCGCGAGGCGTGCGCGAGGCGCAGACAGGCGGCGCACAGCGCGCCCGCCTCCAGCGAGCCGCCGCGCGCGCACGCCGCGCACTCCCAGCGCGCCAGCCCGCCGCACGCGTGGAGTAGTACCGTTAGTACAGACATACCTTGTGGTGCGGTCGCGAGGCGTGCGCGAGGCGCAGACAGGCGGCGCACAGCGCGCCCGCCTCCAGCGAGCCGCCGCGCGCGCACGCCGCGCACTCCCAGCGCGCCAGCCCGCCGCACGCGTGGAGTAGTACCGTTAGTACAGACATACCTTGTGGTGCGGTCGCGAGGCGTGCGCGAGGCGCAGACAGGCGGCGCACAGCGCGCCCGCCTCCAGCGAGCCGCCGCGCGCGCACGCCGCGCACTCCCAGCGCGCCAGCCCGCCGCACGCGTGGAGTAGTACCGTTAGTACAGACATACCTTGTGGTGCGGTCGCGAGGCGTGCGCGAGGCGCAGACAGGCGGCGCACAGCGCGCCCGCCTCCAGCGAGCCGCCGCGCACTCCCAGCGCGCCAGCCCGCCGCACGCGTGGAGTAGTACCGTTAGTACAGACATACCTTGTGGTGCGGTCGCGAGGCGTGCGCGAGGCGCAGACAGGCGGCGCACAGCGCGCCCGCCTCCAGCGAGCCGCCGCGCGCGCACGCCGCGCACTCCCAGCGCGCCAGCCCGCCGCACGCGTGGAGTAGTACCGTTAGTACAGACATACCTTGTGGTGCGGTCGCGAGGCGTGCGCGAGGCGCAGACAGGCGGCGCACAGCGCGCCCGCCTCCAGCGAGCCGCCGCGCGCGCACGCCGCGCACTCCCAGCGCGCCAGCCCGCCGCACGCGTGGAGTAGTACCGTTAGTACAGACATACCTTGTGGTGCGGTCGCGAGGCGTGCGCGAGGCGCAGACAGGCGGCGCACAGCGCGCCCGCCTCCAGCGAGCCGCCGCGCGCGCACGCCGCGCACTCCCAGCGCGCCAGCCCGCCGCACGCGTGGAGTAGTACCGTTAGTACAGACATACCTTGTGGTGCGGTCGCGAGGCGTGCGCGAGGCGCAGACAGGCGGCGCACAGCGCGCCCGCCTCCAGCGAGCCGCCGCGCACTCCCAGCGCGCCAGCCCGCCGCACGCGTGGAGTAGTACCGTTAGTACAGACATACCTTGTGGTGCGGTCGCGAGGCGTGCGCGAGGCGCAGACAGGCGGCGCACAGCGCGCCCGCCTCCAGCGAGCCGCCGCGCGCGCACGCCGCGCACTCCCAGCGCGCCAGCCCGCCGCACGCGTGGAGTAGTACCGTTAGTACAGACATACCTTGTGGTGCGGTCGCGAGGCGTGCGCGAGGCGCAGACAGGCGGCGCACAGCGCGCCCGCCTCCAGCGAGCCGCCGCGCGCGCACGCCGCGCACTCCCAGCGCGCCAGCCCGCCGCACGCGTGGAGTAGTACCGTTAGTACAGACATACCTTGTGGTGCGGTCGCGAGGCGTGCGCGAGGCGCAGACAGGCGGCGCACAGCGCGCCCGCCTCCAGCGAGCCGCCGCGCGCGCACGCCGCGCACTCCCAGCGCGCCAGCCCGCCGCACGCGTGGAGTAGTACCGTTAGTACAGACATACCTTGTGGTGCGGTCGCGAGGCGTGCGCGAGGCGCAGACAGGCGGCGCACAGCGCGCCCGCCTCCAGCGAGCCGCCGCGCGCGCACGCTGCGCACTCCCAGCGCGCCAGCCCGCCGCACACCGTGCACTGCCGGGGCACTGCAGGATAATCCTCACTCAGtcttcagaaaaaaaaacaactggttgcactccgggagtgccggcagaagtgaaaactcaatgacattgcaCAGCGCctctaaagaagttttcactatgTATACTTaaggttaacgccatctagcgttatttcgtcgcattacttgaaacccctaagcacatcactgttagtactcgagttatattataccagttagagggaaactcactagatggcatttaaatcaataaagaaaaactcagtgACTCGTGACGTcacgtcttacgctctcgcgagtttaaaattttttccccatcacaaaaagtgcataGCGCCATttaagaagttttcacttcaaaaatattaaaatattgtgcCATGGTATGTACACATTTGAACCCTGTGAGTCCGATTTGGAtattggccagttttcatttacctattaggggtcatccattaattacatcacacgtttagggggagggagggggtcaagaaagtgtgacatattgtgacatggtggagggggagacacaaactttgtgacgtcactttaacttcatcattaaccgaaaatttatttaagttattttattcgctgtacttGGGCCAGCTAGTCTGTTTCAGCAACAGGCAAGACCAAGAGGTCGGACGCCGGGTCGAtaacgcctggaagagctacTGGTCCATGAAAGAGCTAATGAAGGGAAATCTTCCACTGTCACTTAAGCGAAAACTCGTCGACATGTGTATACTGCCTGTCCTAACCTACGGTGCCCAAACATGGTCACTCACAGAGAACCAGAAGTCCAAACTGAAGGTTTGCCAACGcgctatggagcgcagcatttTAGGTGTTAAAAGGATCGATCGCATccggaacaccacgctgcgctccaaAACTCGCATTGCTGACGTCGGCAAAAAAACCGCCaggctcaaatgggactgggctggccACGTCTATCGTatgcatccggataggtgggctaatgtagccaccaagtggatgccgacgAAGAAGCGTGGGCGGGGCAGGCCCAcgcggagatggcgggacgactttgacgccttccttaacaactggccggaagaaacgctaaatcgggagtcatggagaatcaggggagaggcctttgcccagcagtgggacacacaaataggctaagaaaaaaaaaattcgctgtacatttaaataacaagtttttaaaacgataatcgtttttattcgtttaattttctttcctaagcagttttggattataaaattactaatatttatatcgtcaaaaatattttgataaaatattaataatacttaggtacttaattcgatttggcgatttcgtagaaaaaatgtgacgtcacacaagggggggaggggtttgccaaatgtgaccaagtgtgacaaggatgggggaggggtcaaaaaacctagaaattcgtgtgacgtaattaatggatgacctctTACAGAGTTGGTAATACTAACGAAATCTTTTTATACTCGCCAAATGATTTAAGGATCTACCTCCAGGTTGCATCTTTTACGGGAACTACACGATGCATCTTGGATACACTCCGTCTATGTTATGTACTAGACCTAAgtgactattttttttttattgataatcAATTTTAATATCTACCGACGGATCAAAGACTTATATTCTGgtaaataatataaacttaCAGCCTTCAATGAGATCCGTTACATCAAGCAGTGGTGAAGGCAACACTCGTTGGTACAATTTGTATTGCTTGCCAAAGCGTGGCATTTGAATTATAAACGCAGCTGGTACCTGAAACAATTCCATAATTACGTTGAAATTAAATAACGTACTTTCTAAAAAGTTCAATACATTAAAACAATTCCAAAAGATTAGGTCCATATTTGACTAcataaaaaaactattgaatGTTAAACAGATAACAAAAGCCCCCATCTTGAGGAGTATTGCTTCTGGAAGTGCTCCGTTCGCAGCAGCAGCAGTTAAACGCTATTTAGACTTTAAGCTATAAAACATTAAGTTCAAATTGCATTACCAACCCACCTCACTAAGCTTCACACCGGAGGTAGCGAACGACTGCTCTAACAACTGTTGAACGGTGGGCAACGTGATCTGCTCGTCCTTTTCTACGAACAGCTGATAACAAAAAGCTTCCTGTCCTGAGGATAGCTTTAGGAATGGTTCCGCTCTCAGTAACTGAGCGACAAGGCCGTTTAAGAACTCTTCTGGGTCCTGTAATACGAAAGGAAAACAAACATTGATGAATACATAAGTCTCATAATTTTGAGAGAGGCAAAGGAATTAATATGAACGTATACACAACGTATTGTTGTCGGTACGCTATAATTAAcagtcatttattttataatacttatttataagtGAAATCTTAGCCATTCAACCATCCACAATTGACCAACTTACGTACTTAGTCACTCAGCAGAGAACTATAAAATTTCCATATAATAAAATTTTGTGTACGTTTTGACGGAGGACAACACACCTGAGTGCCTcacgcgaacaccgaagttcacaaattgcgggatcgttctctgtcactctaattacgccttaattggagtaaaagagaaatatgTCCGCAATTTCCGATCATGCTACTGCTGTTCACCACTTCCTCGCTACACGTCGGAGAGGCGCTCGAGCAGCGTGCGCAGGCGCATGACGCGGTCGGCGCGCACATAGCCGTGCCGCCGCAGCGGGTTCACTACTTCCTCGCTACTGGGGTCACCGACCTTCTCCTCGGAGGTGAGGCCGGGCACGTCGGAGAGGCGCTCGAGCAGCGTGCGCAGGCGCATGACGCGGTCGGCGCGCACGTAGCCGTGCCGCCACAGCGGGTTCACTACTTCCTCGCTACTGGGGTCACCGACCTTCTCCTCGGAGGTGAGGCCGGGCACGTCGGAGAGGCGCTCGAGCAGCGTGCGCAGGCGCATGACGCGGTCGGCGCGCACGTAGCCGTGCCGCCGCAGCGGGTTCACTACTTCCTCGCTACTGGGGTCACCGACCTTCTCCTCGGAGGTGAGGCCGGGCACGTCGGAGAGGCGCTCGAGCAGCGTGCGCAGGCGCATGACGCGGTCGGCGCGCACGTAGCCGTGCCGCCGCAGCGGGTTCACTACTTCCTCGCTACTGGGGTCACCGACCTTCTCCTCGGAGGTGAGGCCGGGCACGTCGGAGAGGCGCTCGAGCAGCGTGCGCAGGCGCATGACGCGGTCAGCGCGCACGTAGCCGTGCCGCCGCAGCGGGTTCACTACTTCCTCGCTACTGGAGTTACCGACCTTCTCCTCGGAGGTGAGGCCGGGCACGTCGGAGAGGCGCTCGAGCAGCGTGCGCAGGCGCATGACGCGGTCGGCGCGCACGTAGCCGTGCCGCCGCAGCGGGTTCACTACTTCCTCGCGCAGTACACGCTGAACCTCCAGGTAGTGTGGAGAGTCCTGTTCAAACGGATGGTCGGTTCAGGATCAGAACAAAAATGAATGGAAAAACATGTATTATGGCTCTTAGATATCTGAATTTAAACAGATATTGATATTGCAATTAAGTCACGTCACAAACTAACCTAGTGCTTTTGTTAAATGTTACGGGAGATAAGAGGCTTATTTAACCCTCTATTAACCATTTAAACGCCatagacggcaattgacgtcaacgcaaaatcgtgacgaCGCCAAAGACGACATTTGAcatcgatcgttttttgatgaatatCTACTGAAAAATACCCCACATgcatggcattatttattcacaaaactaaattttactctcgtggcgtcagtggcacgacAAATGGATGcaccgtttggcgttcaaaaggttaataataattcaaaCAAGTGCACATATGTATCattgaaaatattaaatgaattACCTCCGGTTCCGGCGGGCGGTACAGCAGCGCGTCGAAGACACTCGTGAACGTGAACATGGCGAAGAGCGTGGCGTCCAAGTAGCACGAGTTGTGGTGGCCCTGGATGCCGCGGTTCTTGCCCGCCAGCTCGCCCAGCGAGCTCAGCGGCGGCACCACGCCCGTCACCAGCGGGCACTCCGGCTGCAAACGTCATATATAACGTGAACATGGCGGGAGCATAGAGAGTTCAGGTAGGACGAGTTATAGTGCTCTTAGGTGCCGCGGATCTTAGCCCAATGAGCTTACAGGCAGCACCACGCCCGTCACCAGCGGGCACTCCGGCTGCAAACATGATATACACACTTATGCTGATATATAAGAGAAAATGGCGAAAGACAGTGGTTTGTAAGTCACACGAGTTGTGGTGGCCCAGAATGCCGCAGTTCTTGAATGTCCAGCGAGCTAAGCGGCGGCACCACGCCCGTCACCAGCGGACAGCAGGGGCGTCGACAACTTTTTCGATTGGCAACTTCGGAGCCGCCGCTCATCTTACGGCGATGACGAGCACAGTCTGCTTATGTGGGGGACCGAGTCAGAGCGCGCTGTGTCTGAACCGCGCATTGCGGCGACGCAGGCGAAGCGGCACGAGGAGCGTTCGCCCTAGAGCACACGAGAACAGCCGCGTTGAATCGCACGTGCCGTGCGCCTAGGCCGCATACGCTTTGCTCCAAATCGCGCCGTGTCTACACATGATCAGTCTATGCTATGTATACCTGGTCGAGATGCGGATCCGGGTCAGAGCGAGCCGTGTCAGGTGGCGGTGTGTCACGGAAGCGCGCATCGCGGCGACAGAGTGGCAGCGGCACGAACAGCGCTCGCCCTGGAGCGCACGAGAACAGCCGCGCTGAACCGCGCGTGCCGTCGCCGAGCCCGCACACGCTTTGCTCCAACTCCACGCCCGCTGTCGCTGTGTCTACATACATTTATGGAATCAATGGTTAAGTTTACAAAAACCGCGGTGCAAAGATATATTCCAGACTTGAGGGTACCGCGATGGGAACCTCAGAGTCCTATTTATTATAT is drawn from Cydia fagiglandana chromosome 4, ilCydFagi1.1, whole genome shotgun sequence and contains these coding sequences:
- the LOC134663906 gene encoding ubiquitin carboxyl-terminal hydrolase CYLD translates to MSHPIPQEIQNTRNSEDKLDLYDLIGGSWPPAPRPPEHPEYGSVPSRRTMQHSSPHERVKSVNIINHLAPEKRRIKPTTANTASTSSEERPKSKMVHEPKKIETGILVDVCSGDGPEELYDSPVPGSPRAVPAQRPSPLHLQEDIGVGSLVEVATDVDQQYYGVVRWIGIIDDTATAGVELEQSVCGLGDGTRGSARLFSCAPGRALFVPLPLCRRDARFRDTPPPDTARSDPDPHLDQPECPLVTGVVPPLSSLGELAGKNRGIQGHHNSCYLDATLFAMFTFTSVFDALLYRPPEPEDSPHYLEVQRVLREEVVNPLRRHGYVRADRVMRLRTLLERLSDVPGLTSEEKDPEEFLNGLVAQLLRAEPFLKLSSGQEAFCYQLFVEKDEQITLPTVQQLLEQSFATSGVKLSEVPAAFIIQMPRFGKQYKLYQRVLPSPLLDVTDLIEGLPRQCTVCGGLARWECAACARGGSLEAGALCAACLRLAHASRPHHKATPLLVPEEWASVLEGAPAPRVYMELFAVLCIETSHYVAFVKAGQALDAPWCFFDSMADRKGERNGYNIPECVCIPELAAWLSEDGARALLASAPRDRQLPAPAKRLLADAYMCFYRSPDVAMYR